The following DNA comes from Salmo trutta chromosome 15, fSalTru1.1, whole genome shotgun sequence.
ccccccgtacgtgtgtgtgttcttcccTGTATGTGTGTTCAGAGCAACAAGGGCGCTCTGCCTGATAACAAGGTCATTGCCATGGAGCTTGGCGCCCTGCCGGAGCTCAAAAAGTACATGAAGAGAGTGATGCCATTCGTGGCCATGATCAAGGTGAGGCTGAGGACAGGAGGGTTGGCCCTTTTCCGCTCCCCCAGGGCCCTGAtctgtggtggggtgggggggggtctcaCTATAACACAGTTCTCGGCTGACCTCTGCCAGGCTCTGCATTCTCACAAGGAGACTAATAAAAATAAGCCTCTCTATGTACAGTTATTAAGCACATTGAGGACAAGGTTTCCTTCATTAAATCAATTGTATTCATACAGGGACAGCACAACAGTGATTTGCTAGCCTTACTCAGTGGTTCCGAGCTCAGCATGGTGTATTGCTAGAGGTATGGCTGTGCCAAAGTGATCAAACAAAGTCCAAGCCAGATTGCCTTTGTTGACTGTAAAACCGTGCTGTATGTCAAATAAATGGATGTGAACATGAGGGCTTTAAGGCTAactgctgtgtgttgtgttcctcAGGAAAACCTGGAGAAGAATGGCGCCAGGGTTCTGGACCTGGAACTGGAGTTTGACGAGCGAGCCGTGCTGCTGGAGAACCTAGTTTATCTGACTAACTCTTTGGAGGTACACCAAACACTCTTCCCTCACTTTCTCCCAGCACTGCACGTTTCATGGAATATGTTGTGGAGGACAGGCCCGACAACCTGATGTTCGTTCTCTAACTCTTAGCCCCCTGGTAATCACCGAAACAAGTGTATACATCCATCAAGCCGTTGTTGTTAAACACCTCTCGTTCCTGTTGACTTCTCTTTTAGTTTGCCTGTTCATTGATCCCTCACCTCGAGGGTGGAATGCAGCTATTTTGTATCTGCTTAAGAGCACTACTGTCCATACAGCCCTATGCGTTTGATCAATCTAACCTATTTCCCACCTCATTCATTATCCAAGCTAATTCCCCACTAGGGAAGTGTACTTTATTAGTACTGTATTGACCAGAGTGATTCAGCCAGCCCCCTTTATTTAGAGGCATCTATTGGCACACAAAGATCTAGTTTGTAATCCCCTCTGTAGCCAGTCTCAATTATACTGAAACGACAACAGTTGCCTTGAATGTGCAATCAGGTGAACTTTGCTGCGGCGCCAATCGCATCAGGATTTCAGGCTAATGCCAACGCTCTTTTATTTGCATTCCCCCCGTTCACCACAGTATGAATTCAAAATGCTCCAAACACACTCTGCATGTCACACTGGCCCTGTCAAATATTAAACTACTGTGCTAATCGTTTCTCCCTCaatctttctcattctctctctctctctctctcgctttctcattctctcttgctctcttttcaTCCCCAGCTTGATCAGATAGATGTGGTATTCACATCAGAGGCAGATGACAAAATAAAGGAGGACTGTTGCCCGGGGAAACCGTTCAGTGTCTTCAGATCCGAAGTAAATCCTACCACTATTTCTGCTTGATCAGCCCTCCACACATTTTTGCATCGTTATAGTTGCATCAACAGAGTTTTGAGAGATCTTTTTATTTTTAGACCATTCATCATTTTTTTTCTTAAACCACAATGTGCACTTAAACATTTTTGAAAGCCATGGTAAATAATTCCTTGACACTAAAACATATTATTTATGACAACATGCATATGTATGTCTGTATAATGATTTAAACACTTGATGAATGATGCATTTAGTTCAGACCAGTGAGCTTGCGTGTTTTGTGTCACCTAGCCCGGTGTGGCAGTGTCCCTGCTCAACCCCCAGCCATCCAACGGTCTCTTCACCACCACTATTGACATCCGACAGGGCGACAGCAGAGACAGCATCATCCGCAGACTATCCAAAGTCAACAGATTCATTAAAGGTGTGTTATTAAACCCCTAAAGACCTTGCGACTTCACTGCTTTCCTATTGATAGCGTGTAATTGAACCATATTTTCTCATGGTTTGTTAATAGCCTGCCCTGGGCTATTGCTGTTTCCTTGAGTTCACTTTTAAAGTTAGTTTTACTGAGGGAGTATACATTGTTCTTTTAGATGTACTAATTGTTTAAGTCTAGTAGTAATTAGATGAGTACCCTGCTCTTAGTTTCCGTACAGTAACTTCTGATCATACAATTAGCAGAATGTTGTTATTTTAGGTTGCTGTTCAACGTGTCCCTTTATGTCCTGTAGACCTGACTGAAGTGAGCATTTACATTGTCTTCCTGTCCCCTTGCAGACCTGTCCAAAGTGAAGCTGATGCGCTTTGAGGACCCTGTCCTGGGGCCTCGCCGGGTGCCCATCCTGGGGAGGGAGGAGCAGGGCAAGCTGACTATCTCTGACAAGTCGTTCTTCAGCATCAGCCTGGCTGACAGGAAGGTCCTCATGACAGACAATGGCCTCAGCATAGACATAGGAGACACCCTGGTGTACCTGGTACAATAGAGCACAGGTCTTGGGTCTGTTTCAATACTTTTACAATGCTTCCATCCTTGAGGAAGTCACTGTGTCTTACAAGGGCTAATCTAGTCTCATTGATATCAGTAATTACCTCAAGGAAGGTAGGAAGGATGCATGTTAAAACCATTTGGACAGGGCCCTGCTCTCTGTGTAGGGGTGTGGGACTGAACAGCAGGAGGCTGTAACAGAATGACAAGACAGCATTTTTCTGCTGTAGACGTTACTATGTGCTCTGTGACATACACAGCTCTGTGGAGTATAGCCAGGAAGTAGTCTTGCCTTTACCTTTTCTATTCAAGTGGTTAAAAAATAGAATGTGTACTCGTGTCTTGCCCTCTCATCATATATGAAATGCAATTATGTTGTTTCAGCGATTCAGTGTCTGTCATGATGCTTTAAGGAATGGACGAACGATTAATTGTACAAGGTGACGTGAATTTTCCTAAATGAAATAAATCTTTAACGTATTTGGGTGGTGCATTTATTTTCATCCATGTTGGGATATATGTCCCATATTATGGTCACATTGAGCTCCCTCTGCAGTGGTCCTCTAGGTCAGGGTTTCTCAAACTTGGTCCTGCCCCTATTCCCCCAGGTGCAcgtttttgttttttgccctagcactacacagctgattcaaatatccAATTCCAAAAACCACAAAGTGcaacgagtttgggaaaccctgctctaggttgccagttgtgtgtgtgtgatgctaacATGACCGACCTAGAAAACACAACAATGAATAAAATGGAAAAACATCTAATGGACTGAAGCCAATCTACTGGCAGTGTGAGCACAGCTAATTAGATCCCCTTTGGAAATCAGTCATGCAGTTGAAACACAGTCTACCTCTGTCTCTACTTTGTAGTGTGTGTTTATAGAAACGTAATGCATTTTACTTTCAACAGGAAATGTTCTCGGCTATTCAGAGAATCATGGTGAGATGTTTCTTATTTGACCACGAACCTCCCCAGCCCATTACTGTCATAAAGACTGCACCAAAAAAGCAGATCTGATCAGGTCGATGTGCGTTCATTAAGAGGAAATGTTTAAGACGGCAACCACAAGTGTACGTGCAGACGCTCGCTTAGTGTGTGTCTTTGGTTGTGAACGACTCATTTGCCGTTGCTACAGATCTGTGGTAGCACGTTGCTGGTGTCTATGTTTAAGGTAAGTGTTGTGTTTTCTTTTACAATTATTTTCTTTTTGGCACTGCTGTCGATGCCTGGGTGAGTATTCTTTATCTTAGGGAGAGCTCTGTTGGGGGTATGAACCTTTCATCTGCAGGCTctctagctggctggctagctctGGCCTTGGCCCCTACGCTGGTGGTGTGCCATTTGCACTGTATTAAGAGGGCGTTACGAGCCCtagaaaaggaggaccaaaatgtgTTATCTTCCCAGAGCAGCCACTGGCAGGGCTGCTGCGCTCCAGCCCTATCTGGAGGAGCACACCCCGTCTTAGTGGGAAGCTCACGCAGtctccccccctccttccctgGCAGGGAGCAGTCAGCATGGAGGATACCACTGCCATAGTCACAGCCACCACAGACCAGTAAGTGTTTGGCCCTTATCAGTAGAGATTACCGTTGTTGGGTGTAAAACGTCATTCCAACATGTTCTTAAGCCCTTTTGGAGGTGTTATGTTTATTTAACCCCTATTCGAGCCACATTGCAGTACTGCTAATCCTACATTCATTTCTATACGTTAAATGCCACTGCCGTTTCTGTTTGTCTTGTTtatctcagttgtgcaccagtcACCAAAGCAGCATTGCAGCAGGCCCCAGGTTATGAGGAGGAAGCCGGGGGCTGGGACATAGGAACAGGAAGTGCAGGTTGGAACCCACAGAGTGCTGCTGCTGCGATGGAACTTCCCGTTCTCATGCAGCCTGGCTTGGGGGTAACCAAGACGACAGTGACCACGATCACTCAGACTGGAGGGGACTGGAGCAGCAGCCTGTTCAACGTGTGTGGAGACAAGACAACATGTGAGGCAGACATAGCCCTGGGCTTATCTCACTGCATTGCACACACATTCAGGCTAAGTGTGAAAGTCAAAGTTACTGGTTTGGGTAACTGAACTGGTCAAATGGTGGATGGCTATACTGCTATCTTAGATGGGCCTACTGCCTGTTATGCTCTACCTTTTGTTAATTAAGGAAATTCAGTGTTTTCATAGAGGATTTATCATGGAGATGACGATTGTCTTGCATGATACCCCATCAAATCTATCAACACTCAGTAGGGTTGCTAAACATGTATTTAAATTGAAGTTGTCTAACCGACTACTATCTTGTGGAGAGTTGCAGAGAACTAaacttaggcctatatttctcTTTCCGCCCACGCAGGTCTCTTAGGGGCCTTTGTGCCCTGCTGCCTGGACCTGAGTCTGGCCCACCACTATGGGGAGTGTCTGTGTTTGCCCCTGCTCCCTGGCTCCACGTTTGCCATGCGGGTGGGCATCAGGGAGAGATACAAGATACGGGTGAGGGTTGTTACGCAATAGTGAAGAGGAGGTTTATTGGGTGTTATTGAGGTCGATGTCCGTGTGGAAATGGGTGACGTCATCACGTTTTATTAAATATAACACTGTGGGTCCATACTTGCAAGCGTTTCGAAAAAGTTTAAGTTTAAAATGTTTCTCCATATGCATACCAGCCAATTAAAATCATTGACGTAGTTGCACTTGATAAAACGCTACATGTTAGCTGTTCCCAAAAGATGAACTGACACATTTAGCTCGATACTCACTTCACCAGCCGGCAGTCATTATTTCCTGTAAAAGAATTATGCGTCAGCCAGTTACAAATGTTGACGTAGATGGATGTGATCGAACACTTCCATGACAGCGTCCTTGACAGATATCAAATGACACCATCTGCTAATCGAAGGTACTAAAGCACCTACTAAATTTCAACTGGAGGAATGACTCAGTGTAGTCAGCCTGGCTCCGGTAATTTTTGCAGTTTGCTGCAAGTTTAAATCCCAGGTGAGGTATTGTTTTTTCCTTTGAAATGTAGAAttatatttacattacatttacatttaagtcatttagcagacgctcttatccagagcgacttacaaattttaGTGTGTAGTGAAGGGAAGTGCAGCCAACACATTGAAAATGAAGATTAAGAATACATTTAATGATGAACTGCATCTTTCTATGGCTTTGTAGACAAGCACTGCTAATAATCAAGTTTATTAGGCCTacaaacactgagtgtacaaaacattgagttgcacacccttttgccctcagaacagcctcaattcgtcgtggcatggactctacaatgtgttgaaagcattccacagggatgctggcccatgttgacttcaatgcttcccacagttgtgtcaagttggctggatgtcctttgggtggtggattattcttgatgcacacatgggaaactgttgagcgtgaaaaacccagcagccttgcagttcttgacacactcaaaccggtgagcctggcacctactgtactaccataccccgttcaaaagcacgtaaatcttttgtcttgcctattcaccctctgaatggcacacatacacaatccatgtctcaaggtttaaaatcCTTCTTAAACATATCtccaccccttcatctacactgattgattgaagtggatttagcaagtgacttcaataagggatcatagcactCACCTGGCCagcctgtcatggaaagagcaggtgtacctaatattttgtacactgtgtatattaCATAGATGTGTAAGCTACACTTACATGTACAATGTTTGATATACATTATTAGAATCATCCACTTCGTCACATATGCGTAATTTGAATCGAGCGTTGAGGACCTCAAACCCACAGTTACTGTATCCAATTGATTAACAGTTTACCTGTTTAGTGATGTTGAACTGTATTCCACCTGGCAGTGATTGTAATGGAGCTACATGACAGCTATTTGCCAAGACCATAAGGCTCTTCCactttattttacaatgtagtaTACACTTAAATGTTGTATAGATCTCCTTTATCTTTTTCCCAAAAAAGCACATGGATGTGTTTGAAACGGATAAGTAAAAACGTGGGATTTTATCATATGTGCAAAAACCTGCCTCTTGAACATTAGTAGCTGGTAGCCTAGTCAAGGATGCACCATGAGATATTGTCACACTACAATTGTGATGGGCCAAGTGGAACAAAAGAATACCTTAAAATATCCCTCTTATGGCCAAGTTGACCTATTTTCAGAAATGGATAGCTTGGGGCTATAAGGTTGCATCTGCATCTTTGTCAAAGTGTTGTTATTGACAGCCTTGTTCTGtccaatgttctctacctatGTAGTACTCTAAATACCCAAATTCATGTTAAGTTCAAAATAATACAAGCTAAAAATTGCAGCATTTAAACCAATAAGGGTTtggaactttaaagccaattatctcagaatcatctttttgcagatagaaccttattgTTCCAAACTCTCGAAATACCATTGGTTGGTGGATTTAAAGTCTGTCTTTGACAGGCTGATGCAGAATTTGACATAATCACTGCCAGGAGATCaggttagcatagggctaaatgtGCCAGGTTATCTTATGGGAACAGATAACATGCAGCGTTTTATCTCATTCTATTTTAATTGGCAgaatttttatttaaatgtaaactTTTTGTAATGTTCGTAAGTATGGACCCCGGGTGTAAGCAAAAGTTGGAGTATGACCTTGAGTGTGTTGACGCTAGAGACTTCctgttttttttgcatgggctccGTCTCAATCCACTGAATCCGCCGGTGTTGGCCATTCACCTATGCGGTAGACAGGCGTTTCCCAAGATCGGTGTTTGTCAGACATGAGAGGATGCAGAAAGGTTACTTTTCACAAAAACATCTGAAGTCCGAACGGTTTGAGCCAGAAACGATTTGGACCCCACCATCAAActaagactctctctctctcggcgatgtcatttacaaaatagcctccaataccctactcaacaagctggatgcagtctatcacagtgccatccgttttgtcaccaaagccccatatactacccaccactgcgacctgtacgctctcgttggctggccttcgcttcataatcgtcgccaaacacattggctccaggtcatctacaagaccctgctaggtaaagtccccccttatctccgctcactggtcaccatagcagcacccacctgtagcatgcgctccagcaggtatatctctctggtcacccctaaagccaactcctcctttggtcgtctctccttccagttctctgctgccaatgactggaacgaactacaaaaatctctgaaattggaaacacttatctccctcactagctttaagcaccagctgtcagagcagctcacagatcactgcacctgtacatagcccatctataatttagcccaaactactacctcttcccctactgtatttatttattttatttattttgctcctttgcaccatattatttatattttaactttgaactttcttcaaactacaaatctaccattccagtgtttttttcttgctatactttatttactttgccaccatggcatttttttgcctttacctcccttatctcacatcatttgctcacattgtatatagtcttatttttttctactgcatcattgattgtatgttgttttactccatgtgtaactctgtgttgttgtatgttgtcgaactgctttgctttatcttggccaggtcgcaattgtaaatgagaacttgttctcaacttgcctacctggttaattaaaggttaaataaaataaatatataaataaaaactaagactctcacaaacacagatATGGCGGCTGTTTCGCAAGACTCGTCTGACCGTAAACCAGTACCGGACAGTAAAAATTAATAGGAGATACTGTAGAATGTGCCAAAACTAAAGGGGTCAaatttgagaaataaatatacagtggcaagaaaaagtatgtgaaccctttggaattatctggatttctgcataaattggtcataaaattagaTCTGATCATCTAAGTCACgtcaacagacaaacacagtctgcttaaactaataacacacattgttgtatttttcttgtctatgttgaatacatcattttaacattcacagtgtaggtttgaaaaagtatgtgaccccctaggctaatgacttctcgaaagctaattggagtcaggagttagctaacctggagtacaatcattgagacgagattggagatgtttttaGAGGTGCCCTGccccataaaaaaaaaacattcacaaaatttgagtttgctattcaagagaatcattgcctgatgtgaaccatgcctcgaagaggtctcagaagacccaagattaagaatggttgacttgcataaagctggaaagggttacaaaagtatcactaaaagccttgatgttcatcaatcagtccatggtaagacaaattgtctataaattgagAAAGTTCAGCGCTGTTGCTaatctccctaggagtggccatcctgcaaagatgagtgcaagagcacagcgcagaatgctcaatgaggttaagaagaatcctagagtgtcagctaaagtcTTAAAGAAATCTCTGAAACATGCTagcatctctgttgatgagtctacaatacgtaaaacactaaacaagcatggtgttcatgggaggacaccacggaagaagcaactgctgtcccaaaaaaacattgctgcacgtctgaagttcgcaaaagagcatctggatgttccacagcgctactagACAAAatattctatggacagatgaaaatacagttgagttgtttggaaggaacacacaacactgtgtggataaaaaaaaactgcacaccaacatcaaaacctcatcccaactgtaaagtatggtgacgggatcatcatggtttggagctgctttgctgccgAAGGGCCTGGCAAGCTTGCTATAACTGCCGGAAAAAATGAATTCTCAAAttcatcaagacattttgcaggagaatgttagtgTATCTGTCCACctattgaagctcaacagaagttgggtgatacAACAGAAcgacgacccaaaacacagaagtaaatcaacaacagaatggtttcaacagaagaaaatacgccttctggagtggccaagtcagagtcctgacctcaacccgattgagatgctgtggcatgaccttgagagctgttcacaccagacatcccaataaTATtgctgaaacagttttgtaaagacgaatggtccaaaattcttcctgaccattgtgcaggtctgatccacaactacagaaaatgcTTGGTtcaggttattgctgccaaagtagggtcaaccagttattaaaaccaagggttcacatactttttccaccctgcactgtgaatttTTACAcgttgtgttcaataaagacatgaaaacgtataattgtttgtgtgttatcagtttaagcagactgtgtttgtctattgttgtgacttagatgaagatcagatcaaattttattacAAATtttatgcagaagtccaggtaattccaaagggttaaaatactttcttgccactgtatatagaTGTTCCTGAGCATtcttatctctcagatataggacagacacttaaaAAACAGTTCCTTTTGATGTGTTTTTTTACTATCAGTTTTGCCatgtatgaatgtgttattcaatgtgtttctatggctataacagtaaggccaaattcaatgtttcatcaaataatgttgtaatatttgttttcatacctacaggggtcctaaaacgtaagatcaaatagctaaatgatccacgGTATGACAGTCTTAAAACAATTGCAAATGTTAGCTTAGTAGACATCGGCCCTAAAGGCTTAGAGACCCAAGAGATGACCTGCTGCTTACTGGGCACAGCGATCTATTCCACATTGTTTCAATGcacagtacgagtcaaaagtttggacacgcctactcattcaagggtttttctgtatttttactattttctacattgtagaataatagggaagacatcaacactatgaaataacacatatggaatcatgtagtaaccaaaaaagtgttaaacaaatcaaaatgtattttatatttgagattcctctaagtagccacccttttgccttgatgacagctttgcatactctttctctcaaccagcttcacctggaatgcttttccaatagtattgaaggagttcccacatatgctgagcacttgttggctgcttttccttcactctgcggtccaactcattccataaCATCTCAATTGGCCTGTCGTGTGATTGTgcaggccagatcatctgatgcagcactctccttcttggtcaaatagcacttacgcagcctggag
Coding sequences within:
- the LOC115148512 gene encoding PLAC8-like protein 1 isoform X2; the encoded protein is MFKTATTSVRADARLVCVFGCERLICRCYRSVVARCWCLCLSCAPVTKAALQQAPGYEEEAGGWDIGTGSAGWNPQSAAAAMELPVLMQPGLGVTKTTVTTITQTGGDWSSSLFNVCGDKTTCLLGAFVPCCLDLSLAHHYGECLCLPLLPGSTFAMRVGIRERYKIRGSVCEDWTTVYCCYPLAVCQMIREVKRRMKSQTYQVSTALECS
- the LOC115148512 gene encoding PLAC8-like protein 1 isoform X3 translates to MFKGAVSMEDTTAIVTATTDHCAPVTKAALQQAPGYEEEAGGWDIGTGSAGWNPQSAAAAMELPVLMQPGLGVTKTTVTTITQTGGDWSSSLFNVCGDKTTCLLGAFVPCCLDLSLAHHYGECLCLPLLPGSTFAMRVGIRERYKIRGSVCEDWTTVYCCYPLAVCQMIREVKRRMKSQTYQVSTALECS
- the LOC115148512 gene encoding PLAC8-like protein 1 isoform X1; amino-acid sequence: MFKPLAGLLRSSPIWRSTPRLSGKLTQSPPLLPWQGAVSMEDTTAIVTATTDHCAPVTKAALQQAPGYEEEAGGWDIGTGSAGWNPQSAAAAMELPVLMQPGLGVTKTTVTTITQTGGDWSSSLFNVCGDKTTCLLGAFVPCCLDLSLAHHYGECLCLPLLPGSTFAMRVGIRERYKIRGSVCEDWTTVYCCYPLAVCQMIREVKRRMKSQTYQVSTALECS
- the LOC115148512 gene encoding PLAC8-like protein 1 isoform X4; protein product: MEDTTAIVTATTDHCAPVTKAALQQAPGYEEEAGGWDIGTGSAGWNPQSAAAAMELPVLMQPGLGVTKTTVTTITQTGGDWSSSLFNVCGDKTTCLLGAFVPCCLDLSLAHHYGECLCLPLLPGSTFAMRVGIRERYKIRGSVCEDWTTVYCCYPLAVCQMIREVKRRMKSQTYQVSTALECS